A single window of Psychromonas ingrahamii 37 DNA harbors:
- a CDS encoding phosphopentomutase, giving the protein MKRTVILLLDSFGVGGAADADKFIGSLADGSQYDDMGSNTLGHIAEQCAKGNANEGRHGPLTIPNLNKLGFGRACAESSSTFPAGLDPLVEPIAAYGYAKEISTAKDTSSGHWEITGVPVLFDWGYFDKKQNSFPQELLDELVERADLPGYLGNCHASGTTILEDLGEEHLKTGKPIFYTSADSVFQIACHEETFGLERLYKLCELTRELVNKYNIGRVIARPFSGSASSNFMRTGNRHDYSVKPPSPTLLESMKESGGQVVSIGKISDIFAEQGITKATKANGLEALFDASLNELKQAGDQTIIFTNFVNFDADFGHRRNLPGYAAALEYFDKRLPEMLALMTEDDLLVLTADHGCDPTWKGTDHTREHIPAIFYGHAVKPGPIGLRETFADIGQSIADFHKLPALAYGKSIFS; this is encoded by the coding sequence ATGAAACGTACCGTTATCTTATTACTTGATTCTTTTGGTGTTGGCGGCGCAGCTGATGCCGATAAATTTATTGGCTCATTAGCTGACGGCAGTCAATATGATGATATGGGCTCAAATACCTTAGGGCATATAGCAGAGCAATGTGCAAAAGGTAACGCGAATGAGGGCCGCCATGGCCCGCTTACTATACCAAATTTAAATAAACTGGGTTTTGGACGCGCTTGTGCGGAAAGCTCATCCACTTTCCCCGCCGGATTAGACCCATTAGTTGAACCGATTGCGGCTTACGGTTACGCGAAAGAGATTTCCACGGCAAAAGATACCTCTAGCGGGCATTGGGAGATCACCGGTGTGCCAGTCTTATTTGACTGGGGCTATTTTGATAAAAAACAAAACAGCTTCCCGCAGGAGCTTCTGGACGAATTGGTTGAGCGTGCTGACCTGCCCGGATATCTGGGGAATTGCCATGCATCGGGCACTACTATTTTGGAGGATCTCGGCGAAGAGCACCTTAAAACCGGTAAACCCATCTTTTATACCTCGGCAGACAGCGTTTTCCAGATAGCCTGTCATGAAGAAACATTCGGGCTTGAAAGACTGTATAAACTTTGCGAACTGACACGTGAGTTAGTGAATAAATACAATATTGGACGCGTTATCGCACGTCCGTTTAGCGGATCGGCAAGCAGCAATTTTATGCGCACCGGTAACCGCCATGATTATTCCGTGAAACCGCCCTCACCCACTCTGCTTGAGAGTATGAAAGAATCCGGTGGTCAGGTTGTCAGTATTGGAAAAATATCAGATATTTTCGCTGAACAAGGCATTACTAAAGCGACCAAAGCAAACGGTTTGGAGGCCCTGTTTGACGCCAGCTTGAATGAACTTAAACAAGCTGGAGATCAAACTATTATCTTTACCAACTTTGTTAATTTTGATGCAGACTTTGGCCATCGCCGTAATCTACCCGGTTACGCAGCCGCTTTAGAGTACTTCGATAAACGTTTACCAGAAATGCTCGCATTAATGACAGAAGATGATTTGCTGGTGTTAACGGCAGATCATGGCTGTGACCCGACATGGAAAGGAACGGATCATACTCGTGAGCATATTCCGGCTATTTTCTACGGTCACGCTGTTAAGCCTGGCCCAATCGGGTTACGGGAAACCTTTGCAGATATCGGTCAGTCAATTGCTGATTTTCACAAGTTACCTGCACTGGCGTACGGTAAAAGTATTTTTAGCTGA
- the deoD gene encoding purine-nucleoside phosphorylase: protein MTTPHINAVDGAFAETVLMPGDPLRAKYIAENFLKDAVQVTDVRNMLGFTGTYKGKRVSVMGSGMGIPSCSIYATELFREYGVQNIIRVGSCGAVSRDIKLRDVIIGMGASTDSKANRIRFKGHDFAAIASYELLEKAVNAARALGIKARVGNIFSADTFYTPEPEVFDTLEKYNILGVEMEAAGLYGVAAEEGKNALCILTVSDHIRTGEKTTSDERQSSFNEMLIIALDSIVAE from the coding sequence ATGACAACCCCTCATATTAATGCAGTAGATGGCGCTTTTGCTGAAACTGTTCTGATGCCCGGTGACCCGTTACGCGCAAAATATATCGCAGAAAACTTTTTGAAAGACGCAGTGCAGGTAACAGATGTACGTAACATGCTTGGTTTTACCGGTACTTATAAAGGCAAACGGGTTTCGGTAATGGGCAGTGGTATGGGTATCCCTTCCTGTTCAATTTATGCAACGGAATTATTCCGCGAATACGGCGTACAAAATATTATTCGTGTGGGCAGTTGCGGTGCAGTCAGTCGTGACATTAAGTTACGGGATGTGATCATTGGAATGGGGGCATCGACGGATTCTAAAGCAAACCGTATTCGTTTTAAAGGTCATGACTTTGCCGCTATCGCAAGCTATGAACTGTTAGAAAAAGCAGTTAATGCTGCCAGAGCACTCGGCATTAAAGCGCGTGTGGGTAATATCTTTTCAGCCGATACCTTCTACACTCCTGAGCCAGAAGTATTTGATACGCTTGAAAAATACAACATTCTTGGCGTCGAGATGGAAGCGGCAGGTTTGTATGGCGTCGCAGCTGAAGAAGGTAAAAATGCCCTGTGTATTTTAACCGTATCGGATCATATCCGCACAGGTGAAAAAACCACTTCAGATGAACGTCAAAGCAGCTTTAATGAAATGTTGATCATTGCTTTAGATTCAATTGTTGCCGAATAA
- the deoC gene encoding deoxyribose-phosphate aldolase, giving the protein MRDLQQASRLAIQLMDLTTLNDDDNDQKVIQLCKAAHTIAGDTAAVCIYPRFIPIARKTLTLQNTPQIKIATVTNFPHGNDDLNIALAETRAAVAYGADEVDLVFPYRALIEGNAEIGTTMVKACKDICGDNVTLKVIIESGELKTPELIKAASEICINAGADFIKTSTGKVPVNATLEATKIMLEAIKESGLNVGFKAAGGVKDAQTADDYMQLASSIMGDNWVDRTHFRFGASSLLGALLSALNLADKATETGGY; this is encoded by the coding sequence ATGCGCGACTTACAACAAGCATCCCGTTTAGCCATCCAATTAATGGATCTCACCACGCTAAATGACGATGATAACGATCAAAAAGTGATACAACTCTGTAAAGCGGCACACACCATAGCAGGTGATACGGCCGCAGTTTGTATTTACCCGCGTTTTATTCCTATTGCACGTAAAACACTTACATTGCAAAATACACCACAAATTAAAATTGCGACAGTCACTAATTTCCCACACGGTAATGATGATTTGAATATCGCTTTGGCAGAAACGCGGGCGGCGGTGGCCTATGGTGCCGATGAGGTTGACCTTGTCTTTCCTTACCGCGCACTGATCGAAGGCAATGCTGAAATCGGGACGACTATGGTTAAAGCCTGCAAAGATATTTGTGGTGATAACGTTACCCTGAAAGTGATTATTGAGTCAGGAGAATTAAAAACCCCTGAATTAATAAAAGCAGCCAGTGAAATTTGTATTAATGCCGGCGCTGATTTTATTAAAACATCAACAGGTAAAGTGCCTGTTAATGCAACGTTAGAAGCGACTAAGATAATGCTTGAAGCGATCAAAGAGTCTGGCCTTAATGTTGGTTTTAAAGCTGCCGGTGGTGTTAAGGATGCGCAGACGGCCGATGATTATATGCAATTGGCAAGCAGTATTATGGGCGATAACTGGGTCGATAGAACACATTTCCGATTTGGCGCATCGAGCTTACTCGGCGCTTTATTATCGGCACTTAATTTGGCTGATAAAGCCACTGAAACAGGAGGTTACTAA
- a CDS encoding NupC/NupG family nucleoside CNT transporter, whose protein sequence is MEIVMGLVGILSLMLIAVIFSSNRKAINFRTIGGAFLLQAAIPAFVIFTDSGASVLGSISSGVQAVIDSANAGIGFLFGGLVSNTMFEVFGGGGFVFAFRVLPIIIFFASLMAVLYYIGLMQFIIKIFGGGLQKALGTSRTESMSAAANVFVGQTEAPLVVKPYIKTMTRSELFAVMAGGLASVAGAVLAGYASLGVSLDYLIAASFMAAPGGLLMAKILEPETETPIDTLSESDIDAEEHKPVNVIDAAAVGAGDGLSLAMNVGGMLIAFIALIALVNTILGSVGGLFGLEALTLQQIFGYVFSPIAFLLGIPWSEAMQAGSLLGQKLVVNEFVAYIDFVSIKDTLSEHTQVIITVALCGFANLSSMAILLGGLGVLAPSRRPDIARMGLKAVLAGTLSNFMSATLVGIFFALSVA, encoded by the coding sequence ATGGAAATTGTAATGGGTTTAGTCGGAATATTATCGTTAATGTTAATCGCGGTAATTTTTTCCAGTAATCGAAAAGCAATTAACTTTCGAACAATAGGCGGGGCATTTCTTCTTCAGGCGGCAATACCCGCTTTTGTAATATTCACAGATTCCGGCGCAAGCGTATTGGGCAGTATATCCAGCGGGGTACAAGCCGTTATCGACAGTGCCAATGCAGGTATCGGATTTCTTTTCGGTGGTCTTGTTTCCAATACAATGTTTGAAGTATTCGGCGGAGGTGGTTTTGTTTTTGCGTTTAGAGTACTGCCAATCATTATTTTCTTTGCTTCATTAATGGCCGTGCTTTATTACATAGGTCTGATGCAGTTTATTATCAAAATATTTGGCGGTGGCTTGCAAAAAGCATTGGGCACCAGCAGAACCGAGTCCATGTCAGCGGCGGCCAATGTTTTTGTTGGACAAACTGAAGCCCCTTTAGTCGTAAAACCCTACATAAAAACCATGACTCGCTCAGAGCTTTTTGCGGTGATGGCGGGTGGTTTAGCATCGGTTGCCGGTGCAGTATTAGCAGGTTATGCATCATTAGGTGTTAGCCTTGATTACCTTATTGCCGCATCATTTATGGCCGCGCCCGGTGGTTTACTAATGGCGAAAATATTGGAGCCTGAAACAGAAACCCCGATCGACACGTTATCGGAGTCAGATATTGATGCAGAAGAGCACAAACCGGTTAATGTTATCGATGCTGCAGCAGTCGGCGCTGGCGATGGTCTTAGTCTGGCAATGAATGTCGGTGGTATGCTGATCGCGTTCATCGCATTAATCGCATTAGTTAATACTATTTTAGGCTCTGTCGGTGGTTTATTTGGTCTCGAAGCCCTGACCCTGCAGCAAATCTTCGGTTATGTCTTTTCTCCTATTGCCTTTCTTCTTGGTATCCCATGGTCTGAAGCGATGCAGGCAGGCAGTTTATTAGGCCAAAAATTGGTGGTTAATGAATTTGTTGCTTATATTGACTTTGTTAGTATTAAAGACACCTTAAGCGAACACACTCAGGTCATTATTACCGTGGCTCTATGCGGCTTTGCCAACTTATCTTCTATGGCTATTTTATTAGGTGGTCTGGGTGTATTGGCTCCTTCTCGCCGCCCTGATATCGCTCGAATGGGTTTAAAAGCCGTGCTCGCGGGCACTTTATCTAACTTTATGAGTGCAACTTTGGTTGGTATATTCTTTGCTTTAAGTGTTGCTTAA